The following coding sequences are from one bacterium window:
- a CDS encoding MBL fold metallo-hydrolase, whose product MNGLILKTLASLAFLAPAVLTAAAKDSPRSIRLTVVFNNEVADSSLASLWGFGCLIQGYERTILFDTGANGDTLLDNMRRLGLDPRAVQTVVLSHEHHDHTDGLAAFLAANPKVKVILPGAFPDTIKSVAAAAESVEEVHGPAEICKGVRTTGELGDKIIEQALLLSTPRGLIVLTGCAHPGIVNIAAAARKQTGEPLYLVGGGFHLENYSREQIAAAIDSLKALGVQKVAPTHCTGDTGRELFRAAWGEDFVRLDLGSRLIVE is encoded by the coding sequence ATGAACGGATTGATTCTAAAAACCCTCGCCTCGCTGGCCTTTCTGGCCCCGGCGGTCCTGACCGCCGCCGCCAAGGACTCCCCCCGCAGCATCCGCCTGACAGTGGTGTTCAACAACGAGGTGGCAGACAGCAGTCTGGCCAGCCTGTGGGGTTTCGGCTGCCTGATCCAGGGCTACGAGCGGACCATCCTGTTCGACACCGGGGCCAACGGCGACACCCTGCTGGATAACATGCGCCGCCTGGGCCTCGACCCGCGCGCGGTACAGACTGTCGTGCTGTCGCACGAGCACCACGACCACACGGATGGCCTGGCGGCGTTCCTGGCGGCCAACCCCAAGGTGAAAGTGATCCTGCCCGGGGCGTTCCCGGATACGATCAAGAGCGTGGCCGCGGCGGCCGAGTCAGTGGAGGAAGTGCATGGCCCGGCCGAGATATGCAAGGGAGTGAGGACGACCGGCGAGCTGGGGGACAAGATAATCGAACAGGCCCTTCTGCTGAGCACCCCGCGCGGGCTGATCGTGCTGACCGGCTGCGCGCACCCGGGCATCGTGAATATCGCGGCCGCGGCCAGGAAGCAGACCGGCGAGCCGCTCTATCTTGTCGGGGGCGGGTTCCACCTGGAGAATTATAGCCGGGAGCAAATCGCCGCGGCTATCGACAGCCTGAAAGCGCTGGGCGTGCAGAAAGTCGCCCCGACCCACTGCACGGGCGATACGGGCCGCGAGTTGTTCCGCGCCGCCTGGGGCGAGGATTTCGTGCGCCTGGACCTGGGCTCGCGGCTGATTGTGGAGTGA
- a CDS encoding N-acetylmuramoyl-L-alanine amidase — protein MSGLFCPKLPCLYQKIEPEFSKRGDQMKINNHLLEGEGVKQLSSPNRGGQFGAGLPDTIIIHYTGGSSAESSAQWLCDPRAKASAHLVVGCDGVVYQLVPFNTVAWHAGKSEYKGRVGFNNYSIGIEIDNAGRLTKGGGGYISTFGKVYGEDQVTEAVHRNESAPSYWHIYSEKQIAAVESLCLELMGAYNISAILGHEEVAPGRKSDPGPAFPLDKLRDRIINPERALAEALPRKSVGVVTASLLNIRSRGFPGAPTVAPPLSKGVKVDILQEQNGWYEVDVQMRGWVKKDFIRS, from the coding sequence TTGAGCGGACTGTTTTGCCCGAAGCTGCCATGCTTATATCAAAAAATCGAGCCTGAATTCTCCAAGCGAGGCGATCAGATGAAAATCAACAATCACTTGCTTGAAGGTGAAGGAGTCAAGCAACTGTCCTCACCCAACCGTGGCGGACAGTTCGGGGCCGGGCTGCCGGATACGATTATCATCCACTACACCGGCGGGAGTTCGGCGGAATCGTCCGCCCAGTGGCTGTGTGATCCCAGAGCAAAGGCCTCCGCCCATCTCGTGGTCGGCTGCGATGGTGTCGTCTATCAGCTCGTGCCGTTCAACACCGTGGCCTGGCATGCCGGCAAGAGCGAATATAAAGGCAGAGTGGGGTTCAACAACTATTCGATCGGGATTGAAATCGACAATGCCGGCCGTCTCACCAAAGGCGGCGGGGGGTATATTTCGACGTTCGGGAAAGTATACGGCGAGGATCAGGTGACAGAGGCGGTGCACCGCAACGAGTCCGCACCCTCGTACTGGCACATCTACTCGGAAAAGCAGATCGCGGCGGTCGAAAGCCTCTGCCTGGAATTGATGGGAGCCTACAATATTTCAGCCATATTGGGACACGAGGAAGTGGCTCCGGGCAGGAAGTCCGATCCGGGACCGGCTTTCCCTCTGGACAAGTTGCGGGATAGAATTATCAATCCGGAGCGTGCCCTGGCGGAGGCTTTGCCCAGAAAGAGCGTGGGTGTGGTGACTGCCTCTCTGCTCAATATTCGTTCGCGCGGATTTCCGGGCGCCCCGACCGTAGCCCCGCCTCTAAGCAAAGGTGTAAAAGTCGACATCCTTCAGGAGCAAAACGGGTGGTACGAAGTCGACGTGCAGATGCGAGGCTGGGTAAAGAAAGATTTTATCCGAAGTTAG